The following proteins are co-located in the Nomia melanderi isolate GNS246 chromosome 1, iyNomMela1, whole genome shotgun sequence genome:
- the LOC116424911 gene encoding immediate early response 3-interacting protein 1 gives MKRLYVGYVAQCTNLNDAHFNTVNMAFTLWTLFEATLLCLNAVCVLNEERFLAKVGWASWQNVQGFGERPTVKAQMLNLVRSIRTVARVPLILLNIIVMVMKLVLG, from the exons ATGAAAAGACTATACGTAGGGTACGTGGCACAGTGTACCAACTTAAATGACGCTCACTTCAATACCGTAAACATGGCGTTTACCTTGTGGACACTTTTTGAGGCAACTTTGCTCTGTTTAAACGCCGTTTGCGTTTTAAATGAAGAGAGGTTTCTCGCTAAAG ttGGTTGGGCATCATGGCAGAATGTTCAAGGATTTGGTGAGAGACCTACAGTAAAAGCACAAATGCTAAACTTAGTTAGATCTATAAGAACAGTGGCAAGGg ttccattaatattactaaatattatagTGATGGTCATGAAACTGGTATTGGGATGA
- the LOC116424908 gene encoding uncharacterized protein LOC116424908, protein MNPLIACMIVGLAGFALAEPPVSSGYSYSRPSGGGGGGGGYSLGGGGGGGGYTAVSTGYQTNEGASVDGALLEQIRQILLKEELQAQQTGGFGGGGYAPSSSYGAPSSQYGVPSSTYGVPGYQTRVVGIDLEGIRQAIQVAQFNQITHGPGGYPSGPSSTYGAPRPSGSYGAPF, encoded by the exons ATGAATCCTCTGATCGCG TGTATGATCGTCGGCCTGGCAGGGTTCGCCCTGGCCGAACCGCCAGTCTCATCAGGCTACAGCTATAGCAGGccaagcggcggcggcggcggcggcggtggctacTCGcttggcggtggcggtggtggcggcggttACACAGCCGTTTCCACCGGCTACCAGACCAACGAGGGTGCCTCCGTCGACGGAGCGTTGCTCGAGCAGATCCGTCAGATCCTGCTGAAGGAGGAGCTGCAAGCTCAGCAGACCGGTGGATTCGGCGGCGGCGGATACGCGCCTAGCTCCAGTTACGGCGCCCCGTCATCCCAGTACGGCGTGCCCAGCTCCACGTACGGTGTGCCCGGTTACCAGACCCGCGTGGTGGGCATCGATCTCGAAGGAATCAGACAAGCCATCCAGGTGGCCCAGTTCAACCAAATCACTCATGGGCCCGGTGGCTACCCCAGCGGACCTAGCAGTACCTACGGGGCACCAAGGCCCAGCGGTAGCTACGGTGCACCGTTCTAA
- the RabX6 gene encoding RAS oncogene family member RabX6, whose translation MATVKVTEQKVILCGEYGVGKTSIFRRFANNTFVASSDRKSTLGLDNIDKEYVVEDRRIRLQLWDTGGMERVASVTSSYYKFAEAAILVFALDNSTSFHLLSQHLLDIVTYAENAKIFLCGNKSDLESVAPQVTDAEVDQFCEQCHNLISGIYKTSCKTGEGIHEMFEDIAQHLVEANRSRMELHDLDKDRFKISYMDEAADPSCLC comes from the exons ATGGCTACTGTTAAAGTAACCGAGCAGAAAGTTATTCTGTGCGGGGAATACGGAGTCGGAAAGACATCTATATTTAGACGCTTTGCGAACAATACTTTTGTAGCGAGTAGTGATCGAAAATCTACGCTGGGCCTCGATAATATTGACAAAGAGTACGTCGTTGAAGACAGACGAATACGG ttgCAATTATGGGATACTGGTGGTATGGAAAGAGTTGCATCTGTAACATCAAGTTACTATAAATTTGCGGAAGCTGCAATTTTAGTGTTTGCATTAGATAACTCTACATCATTCCACCTTTTGTCTCAACACTTGTTAGATATTGTAACATATGCTGAGAATGCAAAGATATTTCTTTGTGGAAATAAAAGTGATTTGGAAAGTGTTGCACCACAGGTTACAGATGCAGAAGTGGATCAATTctg tGAACAATGTCACAACTTAATATCTGGTATATATAAGACATCATGTAAAACTGGAGAAGGAATACATGAAATGTTTGAAGACATAGCTCAACACTTAGTTGAAGCTAATAGATCACGTATGGAATTGCATGATTTGGATAAAGAcagatttaaaatttcatacatGGATGAAGCTGCTGATCCGTCTTGCTTATGTTAA
- the Nfs1 gene encoding nfs1 cysteine desulfurase isoform X2, producing the protein MFRPARNLLSTFNRVKECRALHTSFQNLTEVTDFESVITDEYKRGPAEGRSLYLDAQATTPLDPRVLDKMMPYLTSHYGNPHSRTHMYGWETEAAVEVARDQVANLIGADKKEIIFTSGATECNNIAVKGVAKFYKAKKNHIVTTQTEHKCVLDSCRALQAEGFKVTYLPVKPNGLIDLNELEETITPDTSLVSIMMVNNEIGVKQPIAEIGAICRKKKVFFHTDAAQAIGKIPIDVNAMNIDLMSISGHKIYGPKGIGALYVRRRPRVRVEALQSGGGQERGMRSGTVPAPLVVGLGAACELAQSEMEYDHKYITMLSNRLIKNILSNLPHVIRNGDEVAWYPGCVNLSFAYVEGESLLMALKDVALSSGSACTSASLEPSYVLRAIGASEDLAHSSIRFGIGRFTTIEEVDFTAENTIRHVKRLREMSPLWEMVQEGIDLKTIKWSQH; encoded by the exons ATGTTTCGACCGGCGAGAAATCTTTTATCAACATTTAATCGCGTTAAAGAATGTCGCGCATTGCATACcagttttcaaaatttaacaGAAGTCACAGACTTTGAAT CCGTTATTACCGATGAATACAAAAGAGGACCTGCCGAAGGGAGGTCCCTTTATTTGGATGCCCAAGCAACTACACCATTG GATCCACGAGTGTTAGATAAAATGATGCCTTATTTAACATCTCATTATGGGAATCCTCATTCCAGAACACATATGTATGGATGGGAAACAGAAGCAGCAGTAGAAGTTGCTCGCGAT caagtAGCTAATTTAATTGGTgctgataaaaaagaaataatatttacatctgGTGCAACAGAATGTAACAATATAGCTGTAAAGGGTGTAGCAAAGTTCTACAAGGCAAAAAAGAATCATATTGTGACAACACAGACA GAGCACAAATGCGTATTAGATTCCTGTAGAGCTTTGCAAGCAGAAGGttttaaagtgacttatcttcCAGTAAAACCGAATGGTCTCATTGATCTAAATGAACTAGAAGAGACAATTACACCTGATACTTCTCTTGTCTCTATAATGAtggtaaataatgaaattggtGTAAAACAACCAATTGCAGAGATTGGTGCTATTTGTAG gaaaaagaaagtatttttccatACAGATGCAGCTCAAGCTATTGGAAAAATTCCAATTGATGTCAATGCTATGAATATTGATTTAATGTCAATCAGTGGTCATAAGATCTATGGCCCTAAAG GAATTGGAGCTTTGTATGTGAGAAGAAGACCAAGAGTTCGCGTTGAAGCACTTCAAAGTGGTGGTGGCCAAGAAAGAGGTATGAGGAGTGGTACTGTTCCAGCACCCTTGGTAGTAGGCCTTGGTGCAGCTTGTGAATTGGCACAGTCAGAAATGGAg tatGATCACAAATATATCACAATGCTCTcaaatcgtttaattaaaaatatactgtCAAATTTACCACATGTTATACGTAATGGGGACGAAGTTGCTTGGTATCCTGGATGTGTTAATTTATCCTTTGCATATGTAGAGGGTGAATCTTTATTAATGGCATTAAAAGATGTTGCCTTGAGTAGTGGTTCCGCTTGTACTAGCGCTAGTTTGGAGCCTAGTTACGTATTGAGAGCAATCGGAGCATCCGAAGATCTGGCACATTCCAGTATTAG ATTCGGTATCGGTCGCTTCACGACGATCGAAGAGGTTGACTTCACTGCGGAGAATACGATCCGCCATGTTAAAAGGCTTCGGGAAATGAG TCCATTATGGGAAATGGTTCAAGAGGGAAttgatttgaaaacaattaaatggTCTCAGCACTAG
- the LOC116424903 gene encoding uncharacterized protein LOC116424903 isoform X2, which produces METTTAEPMEESPEKIHASPPVQVVRVPVKHANLGIRSHAMDMSTMVELTSFSTLGKIQPFLVTITTTAALLVDLHCHLTDKEVCGYLGGHWDINSHNLSITTAFPCRYSGKDKSAAAAVESEIARAMEWKRVTLVGWYHSHPRSHASPSLRDVDSQLDYQIKMKGPSDNGYTPCVGLICSPYNTDGNCYESNFNVFWSLPPPENRPHEYPRPMLLSYTLSQEHFLSQDTLEEIRRCIEYYRSEGGIDFTANFNNNTTYLERLRCSLASKLPGRNRSNGSYWDVIREMICPGSEDGTSSEFLAMKFPLVPVSEPLVPSVPPGVGLTPNNAAVFLTPVNFKPDSAIITSTSKPFVMQPSTSRDSIKKDSILGTDTASITQIKDGNTAASKQHISPTEVMPSFQSGELTVSVKNTKCDYDYPPSDFSKLPNPLGADNGVNKSRLSAASDFPLADITQQISKFSDLSKLANFSTADLAKLSGFSIADFTRTSSPSPSTYMRNIANLFGPLGKISPARDIDGSERKANDFAMVDPIPSPFKTTTGSSESCRNFPEDYSTDRKKMELQNDSSKLNRSNEYQGTEDLSISSVKSDFGGMLDMTTLHKKQQSSDIGDSLNLCKDRQ; this is translated from the exons ATGGAAACAACAACTGCGGAGCCTATGGAAGAAAGTCCTGAGAAGATTCATGCCAGTCCTCCAGTGCAAGTAGTAAGAGTACCAGTGAAGCATGCAAATCTTGGAATAAGGAGTCACGCCAT GGACATGAGTACCATGGTAGAACTTACTTCCTTCAGTACCTTGGGTAAAATACAACCCTTTTTGGTAACAATAACTACTACAGCAGCTTTGTTAGTAGATTTACATTGCCATTTAACAGACAAGGAAGTCTGTGGCTATCTAGGAGGACATTGGGATATTAATTCACACA ATTTATCAATCACAACTGCCTTTCCATGTCGATATTCTGGCAAAGATAAATCAGCTGCAGCTGCAGTTGAGTCTGAAATTGCAAGAGCTATGGAATGGAAGCGGGTTACATTAGTTGGATGGTATCATTCTCATCCTAGGTCCCATGCTTCTCCTTCACTGAGAGATGTTGATTCTCAGTTAGATTATCAGATTAAAATGAAGGGACCTAGTGATAATGGATATACTCCATGTGTGGGATTAATATGCT CTCCTTACAATACTGATGGGAATTGCTATGAGTCAAACTTCAATGTATTTTGGTCTTTACCACCTCCTGAAAATCGGCCTCATGAATATCCAAGACCAATGCTATTAAGCTACACTTTATCTCAAGAGCACTTTCTTTCTCAAGACACATTAGAAGAAATT AGAAGATGTATAGAGTATTATAGAAGTGAAGGAGGAATTGACTTTACTGccaattttaataacaataccaCTTATCTCGAACGTTTAAGA TGTTCGCTCGCGTCCAAGTTACCGGGACGAAATAGATCGAACGGTTCCTACTGGGACGTTATTAGAGAGATGATTTGCCCCGGTTCTGAAGATGGAACTTCGTCAGAATTTCTTGCGATGAAATTTCCATTGGTACCAGTTTCAGAACCTCTTGTTCCTTCGGTACCACCGGGAGTTGGACTTACACCGAACAACGCAGCTGTCTTCCTCACTCCTGTGAATTTTAAGCCCGATAGTGCCATTATTACGTCCACATCGAAGCCTTTTGTAATGCAGCCATCCACGTCTAGAGATAGTATTAAAAAGGACAGCATTTTAGGTACTGATACAGCGTCAATCACGCAGATAAAAGATGGCAATACGGCAGCGTCTAAACAACACATATCACCCACGGAAGTGATGCCCAGCTTTCAGTCCGGGGAATTGACAGTCTCCGTAAAAAATACGAAATGTGACTACGATTATCCACCGTCCGATTTTTCAAAGTTGCCCAATCCACTCGGGGCAGATAACGGTGTCAATAAATCGCGTTTGTCCGCGGCATCCGATTTCCCTTTGGCCGACATAACGCAACAGATCTCGAAGTTCTCAGACCTATCGAAACTAGCAAATTTTTCTACCGCTGACCTAGCGAAACTCTCCGGATTTTCTATCGCAGATTTTACTAGAACATCGTCACCATCGCCATCCACTTATATGCGTAACATTGCGAATTTGTTCGGTCCACTCGGGAAAATTTCGCCTGCAAGAGACATCGACGGGAGCGAGCGTAAGGCTAACGATTTCGCAATGGTGGACCCCATACCGTCGCCATTTAAGACGACTACTGGTTCATCGGAATCTTGTAGAAACTTTCCGGAAGATTACTCAACGGATCGAAAGAAAATGGAGTTGCAGAATGATAGTTCTAAGTTGAATAGATCGAATGAATATCAAGGAACAGAAGATTTGTCGATCTCAAGCGTTAAATCCGATTTTGGCGGAATGTTAGACATGACAACGTTGCACAAGAAACAACAGTCTAGCGACATTGGCGATTCGTTAAATCTTTGTAAGGATCGTCAATGA
- the Nfs1 gene encoding nfs1 cysteine desulfurase isoform X1, which translates to MVRINMFRPARNLLSTFNRVKECRALHTSFQNLTEVTDFESVITDEYKRGPAEGRSLYLDAQATTPLDPRVLDKMMPYLTSHYGNPHSRTHMYGWETEAAVEVARDQVANLIGADKKEIIFTSGATECNNIAVKGVAKFYKAKKNHIVTTQTEHKCVLDSCRALQAEGFKVTYLPVKPNGLIDLNELEETITPDTSLVSIMMVNNEIGVKQPIAEIGAICRKKKVFFHTDAAQAIGKIPIDVNAMNIDLMSISGHKIYGPKGIGALYVRRRPRVRVEALQSGGGQERGMRSGTVPAPLVVGLGAACELAQSEMEYDHKYITMLSNRLIKNILSNLPHVIRNGDEVAWYPGCVNLSFAYVEGESLLMALKDVALSSGSACTSASLEPSYVLRAIGASEDLAHSSIRFGIGRFTTIEEVDFTAENTIRHVKRLREMSPLWEMVQEGIDLKTIKWSQH; encoded by the exons ATGGTTAG AATTAACATGTTTCGACCGGCGAGAAATCTTTTATCAACATTTAATCGCGTTAAAGAATGTCGCGCATTGCATACcagttttcaaaatttaacaGAAGTCACAGACTTTGAAT CCGTTATTACCGATGAATACAAAAGAGGACCTGCCGAAGGGAGGTCCCTTTATTTGGATGCCCAAGCAACTACACCATTG GATCCACGAGTGTTAGATAAAATGATGCCTTATTTAACATCTCATTATGGGAATCCTCATTCCAGAACACATATGTATGGATGGGAAACAGAAGCAGCAGTAGAAGTTGCTCGCGAT caagtAGCTAATTTAATTGGTgctgataaaaaagaaataatatttacatctgGTGCAACAGAATGTAACAATATAGCTGTAAAGGGTGTAGCAAAGTTCTACAAGGCAAAAAAGAATCATATTGTGACAACACAGACA GAGCACAAATGCGTATTAGATTCCTGTAGAGCTTTGCAAGCAGAAGGttttaaagtgacttatcttcCAGTAAAACCGAATGGTCTCATTGATCTAAATGAACTAGAAGAGACAATTACACCTGATACTTCTCTTGTCTCTATAATGAtggtaaataatgaaattggtGTAAAACAACCAATTGCAGAGATTGGTGCTATTTGTAG gaaaaagaaagtatttttccatACAGATGCAGCTCAAGCTATTGGAAAAATTCCAATTGATGTCAATGCTATGAATATTGATTTAATGTCAATCAGTGGTCATAAGATCTATGGCCCTAAAG GAATTGGAGCTTTGTATGTGAGAAGAAGACCAAGAGTTCGCGTTGAAGCACTTCAAAGTGGTGGTGGCCAAGAAAGAGGTATGAGGAGTGGTACTGTTCCAGCACCCTTGGTAGTAGGCCTTGGTGCAGCTTGTGAATTGGCACAGTCAGAAATGGAg tatGATCACAAATATATCACAATGCTCTcaaatcgtttaattaaaaatatactgtCAAATTTACCACATGTTATACGTAATGGGGACGAAGTTGCTTGGTATCCTGGATGTGTTAATTTATCCTTTGCATATGTAGAGGGTGAATCTTTATTAATGGCATTAAAAGATGTTGCCTTGAGTAGTGGTTCCGCTTGTACTAGCGCTAGTTTGGAGCCTAGTTACGTATTGAGAGCAATCGGAGCATCCGAAGATCTGGCACATTCCAGTATTAG ATTCGGTATCGGTCGCTTCACGACGATCGAAGAGGTTGACTTCACTGCGGAGAATACGATCCGCCATGTTAAAAGGCTTCGGGAAATGAG TCCATTATGGGAAATGGTTCAAGAGGGAAttgatttgaaaacaattaaatggTCTCAGCACTAG
- the LOC116424903 gene encoding uncharacterized protein LOC116424903 isoform X1, with the protein METTTAEPMEESPEKIHASPPVQVVRVPVKHANLGIRSHAITMCFRDMSTMVELTSFSTLGKIQPFLVTITTTAALLVDLHCHLTDKEVCGYLGGHWDINSHNLSITTAFPCRYSGKDKSAAAAVESEIARAMEWKRVTLVGWYHSHPRSHASPSLRDVDSQLDYQIKMKGPSDNGYTPCVGLICSPYNTDGNCYESNFNVFWSLPPPENRPHEYPRPMLLSYTLSQEHFLSQDTLEEIRRCIEYYRSEGGIDFTANFNNNTTYLERLRCSLASKLPGRNRSNGSYWDVIREMICPGSEDGTSSEFLAMKFPLVPVSEPLVPSVPPGVGLTPNNAAVFLTPVNFKPDSAIITSTSKPFVMQPSTSRDSIKKDSILGTDTASITQIKDGNTAASKQHISPTEVMPSFQSGELTVSVKNTKCDYDYPPSDFSKLPNPLGADNGVNKSRLSAASDFPLADITQQISKFSDLSKLANFSTADLAKLSGFSIADFTRTSSPSPSTYMRNIANLFGPLGKISPARDIDGSERKANDFAMVDPIPSPFKTTTGSSESCRNFPEDYSTDRKKMELQNDSSKLNRSNEYQGTEDLSISSVKSDFGGMLDMTTLHKKQQSSDIGDSLNLCKDRQ; encoded by the exons ATGGAAACAACAACTGCGGAGCCTATGGAAGAAAGTCCTGAGAAGATTCATGCCAGTCCTCCAGTGCAAGTAGTAAGAGTACCAGTGAAGCATGCAAATCTTGGAATAAGGAGTCACGCCAT TACTATGTGTTTTAGGGACATGAGTACCATGGTAGAACTTACTTCCTTCAGTACCTTGGGTAAAATACAACCCTTTTTGGTAACAATAACTACTACAGCAGCTTTGTTAGTAGATTTACATTGCCATTTAACAGACAAGGAAGTCTGTGGCTATCTAGGAGGACATTGGGATATTAATTCACACA ATTTATCAATCACAACTGCCTTTCCATGTCGATATTCTGGCAAAGATAAATCAGCTGCAGCTGCAGTTGAGTCTGAAATTGCAAGAGCTATGGAATGGAAGCGGGTTACATTAGTTGGATGGTATCATTCTCATCCTAGGTCCCATGCTTCTCCTTCACTGAGAGATGTTGATTCTCAGTTAGATTATCAGATTAAAATGAAGGGACCTAGTGATAATGGATATACTCCATGTGTGGGATTAATATGCT CTCCTTACAATACTGATGGGAATTGCTATGAGTCAAACTTCAATGTATTTTGGTCTTTACCACCTCCTGAAAATCGGCCTCATGAATATCCAAGACCAATGCTATTAAGCTACACTTTATCTCAAGAGCACTTTCTTTCTCAAGACACATTAGAAGAAATT AGAAGATGTATAGAGTATTATAGAAGTGAAGGAGGAATTGACTTTACTGccaattttaataacaataccaCTTATCTCGAACGTTTAAGA TGTTCGCTCGCGTCCAAGTTACCGGGACGAAATAGATCGAACGGTTCCTACTGGGACGTTATTAGAGAGATGATTTGCCCCGGTTCTGAAGATGGAACTTCGTCAGAATTTCTTGCGATGAAATTTCCATTGGTACCAGTTTCAGAACCTCTTGTTCCTTCGGTACCACCGGGAGTTGGACTTACACCGAACAACGCAGCTGTCTTCCTCACTCCTGTGAATTTTAAGCCCGATAGTGCCATTATTACGTCCACATCGAAGCCTTTTGTAATGCAGCCATCCACGTCTAGAGATAGTATTAAAAAGGACAGCATTTTAGGTACTGATACAGCGTCAATCACGCAGATAAAAGATGGCAATACGGCAGCGTCTAAACAACACATATCACCCACGGAAGTGATGCCCAGCTTTCAGTCCGGGGAATTGACAGTCTCCGTAAAAAATACGAAATGTGACTACGATTATCCACCGTCCGATTTTTCAAAGTTGCCCAATCCACTCGGGGCAGATAACGGTGTCAATAAATCGCGTTTGTCCGCGGCATCCGATTTCCCTTTGGCCGACATAACGCAACAGATCTCGAAGTTCTCAGACCTATCGAAACTAGCAAATTTTTCTACCGCTGACCTAGCGAAACTCTCCGGATTTTCTATCGCAGATTTTACTAGAACATCGTCACCATCGCCATCCACTTATATGCGTAACATTGCGAATTTGTTCGGTCCACTCGGGAAAATTTCGCCTGCAAGAGACATCGACGGGAGCGAGCGTAAGGCTAACGATTTCGCAATGGTGGACCCCATACCGTCGCCATTTAAGACGACTACTGGTTCATCGGAATCTTGTAGAAACTTTCCGGAAGATTACTCAACGGATCGAAAGAAAATGGAGTTGCAGAATGATAGTTCTAAGTTGAATAGATCGAATGAATATCAAGGAACAGAAGATTTGTCGATCTCAAGCGTTAAATCCGATTTTGGCGGAATGTTAGACATGACAACGTTGCACAAGAAACAACAGTCTAGCGACATTGGCGATTCGTTAAATCTTTGTAAGGATCGTCAATGA
- the CSN8 gene encoding COP9 signalosome subunit 8 gives MVLNDVDTFCRELEKAELEAPSGVTSARTYAQLLAVYLYQNDLCNAKYLWKRIPADVKTGNSELKQIWVVGQCMWQRDWSAVHAALNAEWSKDVSDIMAALKDNVRERAVNLVSKAYSSLGLNVFASMTGLPQEEARRAAIEKGWSIDGTMVQPRKIETEECILDNEVLTEDQLRKLTRFVSFLEN, from the exons ATGGTATTGAACGACGTGGATACATTTTGTCGCGAGCTAGAGAAAGCTGAATTGGAG GCCCCTAGCGGAGTTACCTCAGCACGGACTTATGCTCAATTATTAGCTGTATACCTCTACCAAAACGATTT ATGCAACGCGAAGTACCTATGGAAGCGGATACCGGCGGACGTAAAGACCGGAAACTCGGAGCTCAAACAGATATGGGTTGTCGGCCAGTGCATGTGGCAACGGGATTGGTCCGCCGTTCACGCTGCCCTCAACGCGGAGTGGAGCAAAGACGTCTCGGACATAATGGCTGCTTTGAAAG ATAACGTACGTGAAAGGGCAGTAAATTTGGTATCGAAGGCGTACTCGTCGTTAGGCCTGAACGTGTTCGCGTCGATGACGGGTTTGCCGCAAGAGGAGGCGCGCAGGGCCGCGATCGAGAAAGGCTGGTCCATCGACGGCACGATGGTGCAGCCGCGCAAGATTGAGACTGAAGAATGTATCCTGGACAACGAGGTCCTGACGGAGGACCAGTTGCGCAAGCTGACGCGGTTCGTGTCGTTCCTGGAGAACTGA